The genomic DNA gcAAGTGATTACTATCTGAAAAACTCACCGCAAAACACTCTATGAAAAGCAACGATATGCACGAAGGTCTGATTTGCATGTTTATTTCTCGCTGACTGATAGCGTTCACCTCACAAGGCTCTTCTGCTTTCGCAGAAATTTCTCAATAGGCTGTTAATTACCCACAGTAGACTTGAGAAAAGAGCATCATCCTCATCTAAGCAAGAGCAGAATGTTAAATATGATAAATAAACTGGATTTATCACCTTTTAGTTTTACTCTGTTACATACActggaagtatttttattttaaaaaaggaaaaaagaaaagaaaggcgGGGGGAAAGGTTTGTCCAACCCACGTTTTGCGGCAGACTGTATGGATGACCGGAACACTAGTATTATTCAAGTCTCACAAGCACCAGAAAAGTTTCAGTACTTAAGAGGTTCTTAATCTGGTTTTGTTAACATTGTAATTAGAAAGTAATGGCAAACAGCTGGGATGAAATATTTGCCAGAGACGCAGATTTGCTTGTCTTTTctaaggtttaaaaaaaaaaaaaaaagtctgggaAAAAGAGGGAGACGGAGTAAAATTACTCACTTCTACCAGTCTGTCCCAATTTCTCTACATACAAACACTCataaaggaggaggaaagggcacAGACTAAATTTTATTCCTTAAGCCCCGTCTCTGTCATTCAAATTTGCAGAAATGCATTTGTCCATCAAAGTTGCCTCAGAATATATATAAACTTAGGGCTGCAGTTATCTGGTAGAAATGCCCATTCAGCCTTAATCATCTCCTTCGCCTCCATTAAGGCAACTGTATCTCTTTGGCGAGGATAGTCTGTACAGCTGAATGGGGACAAAATAAAAGGCACAGACTTATGACTGTGAAGACTTACTTGTCAAATTGATTTAATTCTGAGAGAAGGGTTAGGAGGTTCTGCTCCATTTCGATGTTTGCACATAAATATTTGGCACTGCACGCCTTCAACCTTTTGCTGTAATCCCCAAATAAAACCTAGTGTATCACAATTCAAATAGCAATACATTGCAACGTTATCCTAATACCCTAACATTTGAGCCAGATACCTCAGATGGTTTGCACAGTTACAAAAGACTGATTCCAAGGAAAATTTACGCACAGAGAGCAAGACCAGAAGTACTAGCCAGAAAATGAACCTGAGCTCAGAGCTCATCACAGCAACACAGTGTTGTGGTGCTCCTTGTGgatgcagggagaggagagcaccgggctccttcccacccccgcagCCAGAGCCCTGGCTTCCCCCCgtcagcagccctgcctgctccgcCACTAACCCCGTCCCACTGAGGGCTGCACAGGGTTTGGAAGCACGTAGGAAGAACCCCCCATATAAGGCTTCTCCCATTATCTCGCATGACACACAAACATTTGATCTCTTCTGGtctgcaaatatttctaaaaaccCATAAGATTTGGGCTCCATAGTTCACATTTGTTTCACGTGAAATACGTATGCGATATATTTATACACGCTATTTGGGGAAGAATTTAGTAAACCCATTGTTTTGAGGTTCTAGAGACCAGATGCTTCTAAGACAACATGACTTCTTCTATGAAGCCTGCATATCAAAAAGCCCTGCTACTTCTGCCAAAATCATTACGTTAAGGAAGGTAAAAAATggatgattttaaaacaaagatcaGGCAACAACATGGTGGAGAAGTCCATGATTTTAAGCTCAGGATATTCTGCACCTACATGCAAAACAACAATTATTGCCAAAGGATACCGATAAATCCATCATAATTCAAAGTAGAAATTAGCTACCTTCAATGCTCTGTGGACCAACTAGATTCATAGCCTGGTGCGCTGGATATTCTACCCGGGGTCTGGCAATGCCCAGTTGCTCCATCACCCCATGGAGGAGCCGCTGAATATCTGCTTCAGAAACTCTGTCAGGGCTCCTAGGGCTGTGGCTAAAAGCTGAAGCCAATCCAAATGCCAGCAGAAATAGCATGTTGCAGAGCAAGGCAGCTGTCATTCTCGTAGACACTTTTATcctgtgaaaaagaaaggaatttggtTATAAATGCCAGCAAGGGAAAAAACTCCAGTACCTGTACTGGGAATAACTTCTGATCTTACTACTACACATCCCAGTTTACTACCACAGCTTCTAGGGGCAGCTGAAAATGCGGGGGTGAACAGGTTCTTCTCTTCTAGAGAAAATATTAAGCAGCAAACTGCAGAAATCGATTTTCTGATTTGCATTTGCCCATAACATTCATTAACAAACAAAATGGATCCACTGTTTCATTTAATGAGAATgcatttcccctcccccccatgTTTATTATACCATTTTATAAAGCTCTGGGCTAAAAGCAAAGAGCTCTTCAGCCAGGAGCTGTGTTTTCCAAGCTCTGTTCCCGCATTGCCTGAAAAATGATTCACTAGAAACTGCTGAACAACCTggattatattttatttgtaccTTAAGACTAGAGGCTTTCTACTTCATGTGCATCATCTTCACCACCTAAAGCAAATACGTTTTATTTGTTTCCTTGAAGCCCTTTCATTAAATGGCTGCACAGTGCAgtttaattaggaaaaaaaccaaccaaaccaccaaacccaagcACCACTTACTGCCCTCTTTGAGAGGCTGAATTTTAATCAGAACGCTCCTTTCCCCCTCACATCAGAGGATAATTAAAACGCATCACTTCCAACCCCTTGAACAAACGAAACCCCCTCGAGTCCCCCTTGCCTTCCTTCAAGCACACGCAGCTGCCCGATTTCTCCACGCCAGCCGTTTAAGGATGTGCCACCGCTCCAACCGCCACGCAAGGCACCTGAAAACGTCTTTGAGGCAAAAAATGGCTGAAAAAGCCAACGGCAGGAACATTCCCCGCTACGCCTGTGCGCGGCTCCACCGCCGCGCagcgcccgcccccgccccatCAGGCTGTGCCGCGCAGCGCCGCACGCCGGCCGAGCCGGTGTTCgtattttaaggggaaaaaaaaaacctgctttctaCAAAACATGCCCGGTTAACAGGCAGACGAGCGGGGCTGCGGCTCCGCTGCTCGCCCCGCAAGCCGGACCGTACCCCACACCCTTCCCGGCAGCCAGGGCAGCGCGGCGGCAGCACCGGGACGCCCCCAGCCACgcaccggccccgccgccggcccccggCAGCGCCGCGCTCACCTCCCGCTCCCGGTGCGGCGGCtccgcggccccggccccgcgccccctctccccccgcaGCGGCCCGTAGGCAccggccgcggccccgcgcTCGCTGCAGCACGGCTCTGTCCGGCACAAAGcttgggggggggctggggggtgttCAAGATCTCCTTTTCAGCTAAACACAATAGcctaaaaataaactgaaggtTGTTGATGGATTAACGGTTACGGAAATAAGATATTACGTATTCCTAGGATTGTGTCCGTCTTCCCGCTGCGATTTCTCCCCCCAGAATAACATGACCAATGGTTCACTTAGGGAATAGCAGTATTACTTAACCACGGGTTTTCGAGGTAACAACGTGGCAACCGCCTCTAAGCTCTCGCAGGTAAAGGCCCCCAGGTTAAGCAAATCTGTATACATCATCCATAGCAGAGGATGCCTATAAAactctatatatatatattatatataactATAAAAGGATGCCGCTGAATGAACCCTATCATTTAATAGCACTTGGCAAAACAGTGATTTCTAAAGACTGTTTCACGTAACACATCTTCACTGCTACTGACGTGAACATGAGACGTTCCGTTTTAGGATAACTACAGAAAAGGTCTGAAATTACATGCCATAAACCACAAGAGATCCACGAACTACGCTTTCAAATGTAGATTACTCTTTTTTTGCTGGCCTCTAGCACATTATACATGTCTGTATAATGCAGGATTAAGCAGTAGGGACCCCCACTGGGCATCTAGCATTTCTAGTCTTTCTCCAAAATATTATCAACTTTATGTAAACCGATGTATGCCTAAACTGCTCTGTAAAACCTCTAAAAACAGAGCCTACAAATTTCTTTGACAATCTTCCCTGGTGCTTAAGGGTTTGTCAGGCCCCTACCAAAATCTCCCTTTCCGACATTTAAGTCTACTGGTTCAAGACCAGCTTGCATTAATGACCAAAAATAGCTTACTGCTCCATCCATGACACATTGTCAAAGCTACACTAGCATTCAAAAATTCTGTTAcatattaacagaaaaaaaaaaaatctcaactcAGGCCTTACTCGTTCAAACAGGAATTGATGTGACAGCTCACTATTACAGGAGTCagatctcattttcttcctcctgataTTGCCTTTATCTCCTGCCCTATGCCCATCTCCTACCTCCTTGCATCAGCTGCAACAGCTGGCAGTTGCGTTGCTGAGCCTTATTTATCTCAGTGAAATGACACAAAACATGGTGCTCTGGTGCCTATGTTCAGCTGACTGAGGGATCTGCCAGCACCGGCTAAAGGCAGAGGGCAGGAGCATGTAGCCgagaggagggaggagcagcTTCCTCTTTGGAGAGCAGTGAACTGTTATGTTGGCTCCCTTATTCCATGAAACTAAAGCTTCCACTGCTTAAGCAATCCTGTTAAGATCCTCTCATGGCTGTTTCCGTAGTGTTGGATCTTAACAACAACATAGCAACAGAGTGAGGCAGGAGAAGGGGGCAGGAGGTTTCCCCAGGTCACTGAAGGGAACCAATTCAGCTAGTAAGTTGGCAGATAGGTGGGGAAAGAGGCAgggaacagaaagcaaacagaactATTCCTTTCATTAACATATCGCTCAAGAAGCTTAGAAGGCTACAACCTGCTACGTTATATTGTGCCAAGCCTTGGGCTAGTTGTGAGAATCACTAACACGTGTCCAAGATGAGCAAAAAGGAGAGCCACATTCTGAGAAAAGAATCACTTCTGACTTCAGGATTTTCAGACTTACTCATTTTTGATGTCATATGCAGACTGTGGACAACATAATCTAAATTTCTAAGTCATTATAGAAAAACAGGCTCAGAAGAGGGACAAAACCACTGgttttattaaaaccaaaagtATCCAGTGCTTTCAGCTCTTACATTTTGCCAATAAGCAATCTGCATATACAGAAAACTAATGAACAGTTTCAGGTGTCTactcttaaataattttacaacTGATGACAGACAAACGGTTTTAATTCCAAAAGATGTAAACAATGGCTTGTGCAAATCAACTTTTAACACGCTATGGCTTCTGACGTTCACCTCTTGCAACATTATCAGCATATAAACGCTGCTTCTGCACCCGCTACTTAACACCACTCTAACtctaaaaataagttaaaaccATACTTTCATACTaagataaaacattttactGCTCACAGCTGAAAATACTTGGTACCTATTAGAGAACACATTGCTGGATGGAGTTTTAAGACTTTTCACTTCAATAACgatgtttattttccatgtgttcTAATAATTCTCCAGTGTTTGTGTACACATGTCAAAATACAACTCTTTCCTACACAGCGAGGAAAATATGCTCCCCATTTACtccaacagaaataaaacccattGTCTCAAAACAAGTGGAACTGGGGTAAGGTCCAACTTTGATATCAAAGTAGTGCTACAATACACTTAAAACTGAAGTAATAGATAAATTTTACTGTCCATACTCAGCATcaagacattttctttcacGTATCTGTTAGTTTTGGTTTATATGtctgagaatttatttttttttttttaaacttggtaCTTAGTCTAAATACTGCAAAAATTGTTTTGGGAAATGCACCATGTTTttagaaacagagaaattaaatatgaGATTTAACACAAACATTTGTAAAAACAGGTTATTTTTGTCTTAGAAATCAAAGTCATTTGGATGACCTGACTAGCATTTACAAACGTTTCAGTAAATGTAGAAAGCCTCAACATAAAATGTTGTTATTTGTACAAATCCATCACTTGTACGTCACAAATAAttagagctaaaaaaaaaatcatacaaatTTAGATTTTCCAAAGGTTAACCAGTTTCAGTAAGCCCACGTAGCTGTCATATTTGATCTCATAAGTCTACTGGTTTTGCAGTTGGAAGCAGTTTCGCTTTAGATATTGGATTCTTTGGAGAGCCTCTATAACgaactctttcttttcctgaagcaCTTCTTGCGATTGTAGCTTTTTCTGGGGCAACACCTGGAATATTTACATTTCCATTAACCTTTAAACTGGATTTCACTGTTTCGTGATTGGTTAGATCTTCTAGAACCGACTTTGATGGATGAACAGTCACTTTCTGTTCGTGGATTCCAGCAGTTTTGACAGAAACATCAAGCTTGTCTGATGGCTTTAATAGCCTGCAACATGATTTGGATGTTAAGTCTAGCTGCTTACGAGATACAGAAACTTGGTCATATGTACTTTCATTCCTGAGTGGCAAAGCCACAGAATTCTTTGAGGGCTTTTCTGTGCAGGAGAATAGTGCAGAATCATAGCTCAAAGATTTAACAAGTGGTGAGCCAACATCACTTGCTTTAAGCAGCTGAGAGCTTACAGATCGTCTGTTATCCTCCAGCAAGGAATTTATTCTTCTTACAGACTGCCTAACAGGAGTACGTTGAAACTTAAGAGGTGGTTTAGTTTTGCTTGCAGAACTTGGATCATTTAATGAAAGCTTGTTGAACCATTGTATGTGATCAGAAACCTTTCCATGGTCAGAAGCACTTGATGTCTTAGTCAAAGTTTTACCAGAATTTTCAGCTCGCAAGTATTGTTTGCCTACTTCCTTTTGTGACTTAGGCAACCGCGAAGTAGTAGGAAGCTGTCCTACCACAGGAAGTTCAGTAGTATCTTCTTCCAAATTACAGCATTTTACCATAGAGTTTCCAGCTGTTTGTGAGTGTGTTAGTtctatttcctcttttcttctaaTGAAATCTGATTTGTTTAAGTCATCTTTTGATGAACTGCTCTGAACAGTCAACTTCTCTTCTCTGGCCGGTACTTGAGGCACAGGAGgttctgttgcattttttaTATCTGGTTTTGGGACCTGAAGTTCAATCTCAATAGAAGTTTTGAAgtttcttttctccaaaaccttaatttcatctttttttgaTTGCTGTTTATCAACAGCATAAGATTGATTAAATTGGTGCAACATGTCTCTGGATTTTGTATTTGCTAGATTTTCAGAAGCTTCTTCAGCTAACAACTCTTTCTCTGGACTGCACCCTCTGAGACACAGACTTTCATTCAATCTTTCACCTGCTACATCTGAGAGGGAAGATTTTGTATCACCTATCAAATTGTGAAGATTACTTCCAGATGCAGAGAAGGCTTCCTTAACTTTCAGTAATGTTTCTGCAGTTGAATTACTTTCCTCTTCACAAAGCAAGAGTTCTAAGCTGTTGTCTTGTTTGCTTACAGTTGTGGATTTGAGTTCATCTGGAACAACTGGTGGCTTTCCAAATATCAAAACAGATTCTGAAGAACCAGTTCCTATTTCAGGGTGTCCTGGCAGAATTCCCTCATTCCGAATGATCACTTGAGAATCCGTAACAGTAGGATTAGTCCATGACATTCGGTGAACTATTTTATCGTGACATTTTGGAGTTAGCAAGTTTTCTTCTGACTTGCTCACATTCTTTGAACCTTAAAATAAAGGTCAGGGTTTAAGAATAATATGTTGCAGTTTTAATGATCATTAGAGGCAAAATTATTGCTAAAAACCCTCTGATTATCAAAGCAGCACGGAATTTAAAGATGCCATTAGTCCCT from Phalacrocorax aristotelis chromosome 9, bGulAri2.1, whole genome shotgun sequence includes the following:
- the SCG5 gene encoding neuroendocrine protein 7B2 isoform X1 — its product is MGRGRALRGGGAAHRRSGECSCRWLFQPFFASKTFSGALRGGWSGGTSLNGWRGEIGQLRVLEGRIKVSTRMTAALLCNMLFLLAFGLASAFSHSPRSPDRVSEADIQRLLHGVMEQLGIARPRVEYPAHQAMNLVGPQSIEGGAHEGLQHLGPYGNIPNIVAELTGDNVPKDFSEDQGYPDPPNPCPIGKTVDDGCLENTPDTAEFSREYQLHQHLFDPEHDYPSMGKWSKNLLLEKINGGPKRRKRSVNPYLQGQRLDNVVAKKSVPHFSDEDKGPE
- the ARHGAP11A gene encoding rho GTPase-activating protein 11A isoform X3, whose protein sequence is MAEQRRRLVRLAVREELRASYGIKVKSGNCPAAAAKQSGAAAAEGKIFGISFHALPQSLVPEYGYIPSFLVDTCEYLEEHVHTEGLFRKSGSLVRLKALKSKLDQGENCFSAALPCDVAGLLKQFFRELPEPILPLHLQEGLFKAQELGSEKKTATVLLSCLMADRTIEALRYFFNFLRTVSLRSSENRMDSSNLAVIFAPNLLHSNENEKMSASTEKKLRLQAAVVQTLIDHAAEIGQVPEFILEKIPLMLGVDAFQSTPSLWGHEDSENESPSERKKKRHRSVGVQFEASPCVSLESSQTSLSPSTGGENHLSSTGNRRSKRHANKKLYRAESGKTGCFSPKISRKEMVRRSLRLKFGLGKSNREINIASGCAVGNRSENIGRRLASQQGLESRTECAKRGVLFSPCVNEKFSKKGSKNVSKSEENLLTPKCHDKIVHRMSWTNPTVTDSQVIIRNEGILPGHPEIGTGSSESVLIFGKPPVVPDELKSTTVSKQDNSLELLLCEEESNSTAETLLKVKEAFSASGSNLHNLIGDTKSSLSDVAGERLNESLCLRGCSPEKELLAEEASENLANTKSRDMLHQFNQSYAVDKQQSKKDEIKVLEKRNFKTSIEIELQVPKPDIKNATEPPVPQVPAREEKLTVQSSSSKDDLNKSDFIRRKEEIELTHSQTAGNSMVKCCNLEEDTTELPVVGQLPTTSRLPKSQKEVGKQYLRAENSGKTLTKTSSASDHGKVSDHIQWFNKLSLNDPSSASKTKPPLKFQRTPVRQSVRRINSLLEDNRRSVSSQLLKASDVGSPLVKSLSYDSALFSCTEKPSKNSVALPLRNESTYDQVSVSRKQLDLTSKSCCRLLKPSDKLDVSVKTAGIHEQKVTVHPSKSVLEDLTNHETVKSSLKVNGNVNIPGVAPEKATIARSASGKERVRYRGSPKNPISKAKLLPTAKPVDL
- the ARHGAP11A gene encoding rho GTPase-activating protein 11A isoform X1 is translated as MAEQRRRLVRLAVREELRASYGIKVKSGNCPAAAAKQSGAAAAEGKIFGISFHALPQSLVPEYGYIPSFLVDTCEYLEEHVHTEGLFRKSGSLVRLKALKSKLDQGENCFSAALPCDVAGLLKQFFRELPEPILPLHLQEGLFKAQELGSEKKTATVLLSCLMADRTIEALRYFFNFLRTVSLRSSENRMDSSNLAVIFAPNLLHSNENEKMSASTEKKLRLQAAVVQTLIDHAAEIGQVPEFILEKIPLMLGVDAFQSTPSLWGHEDSENESPSERKKKRHRSVGDIVSGALNKFKSNRTPSTTPQQDRSVLSSVTPVVLTPSTKRKLPTDCSQGLSSKKRRSFKHSFAFELLPSSIFNSSSTPASVQFEASPCVSLESSQTSLSPSTGGENHLSSTGNRRSKRHANKKLYRAESGKTGCFSPKISRKEMVRRSLRLKFGLGKSNREINIASGCAVGNRSENIGRRLASQQGLESRTECAKRGVLFSPCVNEKFSKKGSKNVSKSEENLLTPKCHDKIVHRMSWTNPTVTDSQVIIRNEGILPGHPEIGTGSSESVLIFGKPPVVPDELKSTTVSKQDNSLELLLCEEESNSTAETLLKVKEAFSASGSNLHNLIGDTKSSLSDVAGERLNESLCLRGCSPEKELLAEEASENLANTKSRDMLHQFNQSYAVDKQQSKKDEIKVLEKRNFKTSIEIELQVPKPDIKNATEPPVPQVPAREEKLTVQSSSSKDDLNKSDFIRRKEEIELTHSQTAGNSMVKCCNLEEDTTELPVVGQLPTTSRLPKSQKEVGKQYLRAENSGKTLTKTSSASDHGKVSDHIQWFNKLSLNDPSSASKTKPPLKFQRTPVRQSVRRINSLLEDNRRSVSSQLLKASDVGSPLVKSLSYDSALFSCTEKPSKNSVALPLRNESTYDQVSVSRKQLDLTSKSCCRLLKPSDKLDVSVKTAGIHEQKVTVHPSKSVLEDLTNHETVKSSLKVNGNVNIPGVAPEKATIARSASGKERVRYRGSPKNPISKAKLLPTAKPVDL
- the ARHGAP11A gene encoding rho GTPase-activating protein 11A isoform X2 encodes the protein MAEQRRRLVRLAVREELRASYGIKVKSGNCPAAAAKQSGAAAAEGKIFGISFHALPQSLVPEYGYIPSFLVDTCEYLEEHVHTEGLFRKSGSLVRLKALKSKLDQGENCFSAALPCDVAGLLKQFFRELPEPILPLHLQEGLFKAQELGSEKKTATVLLSCLMADRTIEALRYFFNFLRTVSLRSSENRMDSSNLAVIFAPNLLHSNENEKMSASTEKKLRLQAAVVQTLIDHAAEIGQVPEFILEKIPLMLGVDAFQSTPSLWGHEDSENESPSERKKKRHRSVGVLSSVTPVVLTPSTKRKLPTDCSQGLSSKKRRSFKHSFAFELLPSSIFNSSSTPASVQFEASPCVSLESSQTSLSPSTGGENHLSSTGNRRSKRHANKKLYRAESGKTGCFSPKISRKEMVRRSLRLKFGLGKSNREINIASGCAVGNRSENIGRRLASQQGLESRTECAKRGVLFSPCVNEKFSKKGSKNVSKSEENLLTPKCHDKIVHRMSWTNPTVTDSQVIIRNEGILPGHPEIGTGSSESVLIFGKPPVVPDELKSTTVSKQDNSLELLLCEEESNSTAETLLKVKEAFSASGSNLHNLIGDTKSSLSDVAGERLNESLCLRGCSPEKELLAEEASENLANTKSRDMLHQFNQSYAVDKQQSKKDEIKVLEKRNFKTSIEIELQVPKPDIKNATEPPVPQVPAREEKLTVQSSSSKDDLNKSDFIRRKEEIELTHSQTAGNSMVKCCNLEEDTTELPVVGQLPTTSRLPKSQKEVGKQYLRAENSGKTLTKTSSASDHGKVSDHIQWFNKLSLNDPSSASKTKPPLKFQRTPVRQSVRRINSLLEDNRRSVSSQLLKASDVGSPLVKSLSYDSALFSCTEKPSKNSVALPLRNESTYDQVSVSRKQLDLTSKSCCRLLKPSDKLDVSVKTAGIHEQKVTVHPSKSVLEDLTNHETVKSSLKVNGNVNIPGVAPEKATIARSASGKERVRYRGSPKNPISKAKLLPTAKPVDL